One Augochlora pura isolate Apur16 chromosome 10, APUR_v2.2.1, whole genome shotgun sequence DNA window includes the following coding sequences:
- the LOC144475492 gene encoding cdc42 homolog, with protein sequence MQTIKCVVVGDGAVGKTCLLISYTTNKFPSEYVPTVFDNYAVTVMIGGEPYTLGLFDTAGQEDYDRLRPLSYPQTDVFLVCFSVVSPSSFENVKEKWVPEITHHCQKTPFLLVGTQIDLRDDVPTIEKLAKNKQKPISAEQGEKLAKELKAVKYVECSALTQKGLKNVFDEAILAALEPPEPVRRRRCILL encoded by the exons ATGCAAACAATCAAGTGCGTTGTAGTGGGCGATGGTGCAGTAGGTAAAACTTGTCTGTTGATATCGTACACTACCAACAAATTCCCATCTGAATATGTTCCAACAGTGTTTGACAATTATGCGGTCACGGTTATGATCGGTGGTGAACCATATACGTTAGGATTATTTGACACAGCTG GTCAAGAAGATTATGACCGGCTGCGTCCTTTGAGTTATCCTCAAACAGATGTATTTCTTGTATGTTTTTCAGTAGTGTCACCATCATCTTTTGAAAATGTCAAAGAAAAA TGGGTTCCAGAGATAACTCATCACTGTCAAAAAACGCCATTTTTGTTAGTTGGTACCCAAATAGATTTGCGAGATGATGTACCAACAATCGAGAAGCTTGCAAAGAATAAACAAAAGCCCATATCAGCAGAACAAGGTGAAAAACTtgcgaaagaattaaaagcaGTCAAATATGTTGAATGCAGTGCACTTACACAG AAAGGATTAAAAAACGTGTTCGACGAAGCGATTTTAGCAGCTTTAGAACCTCCAGAGCCAGTTAGAAGAAGACGATGTATCCTGTTGTAG
- the LOC144475491 gene encoding uncharacterized protein LOC144475491 produces the protein MKEHGSKLPAEQPAKILKSLLKKPGQSKTRSQKNRVVINEKLNEFFAADYIILIKEECCADYEEDCDCCCQEHEFLRLGNCKECRAELNLHFGIADDNDPRYRDVERDHEEITLGGDVTRNKGGCDGERFSCGELHAEDAEEEEEEEEEEEEEEEEEEEEEEYEGEECEIADEGGEVVEDAMEGVQRKKGRKGEAREIELKETDHMARTVPRDKKMRADEFRADPNRRQIPETKPCSVSTSTLTTPSMASSPPTEPPPPPPPPPPPRPQSTLDRSMYSSSLPRQEPQQHETLSPPEGYKDVCSNGEVPDAPAPCIRSSLDHVRCRRPPAAPVEERSAVYDRQKPEEEDTAGTVKKANEQPQRTTSTEARHRYLVETITMTTVTERRIVREISEEKECIVQRECVERAGEEKNDKKSVTDRIALETQVNDVANPNDCTGRGEETSSGLGAPDGRDETVATKLIKNDTVEDVEEDRLGRGEAASDIKELSLVFKIGNSTLANNSLKPNSAVRQLFPNPKFVSPPPAPLGKLSVPSASSPDDSQDDHHSVSNESMRILDPVKRSKTFDNTTNSFDDDTELIKRTIERNTLRRSLLDKYRSSSRKKTPPSKHLSLEERIRQLTCVDQDEEDSICSNLMENTDSVASADIEVDLLERDSPSGQEDTVAFPATRSLARNATTIAETTVSPTLTPTVTPAPTPTSTMPLPTAMPIVPGFELSDATMPATGNSLAATFMASNSSFTSVTTTITASNYHKQNSLGGGSSSSSGSSTTISDQSHNHSTYKKLADLFVHKKHSNMPDLGLGSNGKNTVAKECQQSKNSVARTNHLDVRRQFLASLAPLSCVTVSNADNQEDYYRHDSRTMPGENRDLSANYNNATSPYNLEDIEAALRENDRNYVGPPDVTKGTPMIINKPDIGDNATDELLAFVEQDKFRTERLKRRYNEVDDHYFSKMHTINAYAADSRLEKIVDGRNERDENRQQFGHLYHDNLNSNRGTYDNKPRNDTQRATDLRYSSNNDKRGESIDNNDTVVNATDNDNNDEDGDDDELNDYGFNRRPSVTGIKQRLSNHSSVESFHRAVLENDTLNQVPKSNYHSPQPTYYETNNSVQIDGRIRLYDETTLDNATPHSFIGTLLTDDRDANTINRINTMQKQIDDIYQTIVENTNVAGQPALERSPYTEDTFARQHAQLPVNEAAFHFYQEQKNGQQYFQEQLNAVNARHVRGVAAGAEEMDTVIANRDYAMNNHPATVRRRDPAAVVTTLANNRCNVMPVMNSEFPPNGKCYRTMYFVPYNGLSDPTYQNIQRILPAHPSPSYATHIERYPYPRSNKNEPLQPRPQSIPASQQQQLQQQQLRYYHIANRPIAPISNFPQTNIPSPLPPGSIGMHPVPTGSSYDTRLVSMTSPDPVALQPALQPALQPALQPALQPSLQPTLQPAQQTLHLHLHQHQQTSEDFRISGVAFASVPRTASPSLQLHHHHHHHQHPRRQPPFYQIPPSTTNITATSSASSYTVIAPTRCATIGGSGLANTENSYRFYQLHLGRTVVTPAAELQSAQTFLSSSTSTSTSIAPCTTAFSQTVTPPSSSSYASTMPVSYSPLPTVTGIATQQASMLVLPNHVTENPHGAPQTDSNHVPVTKPGVPPTTCSSSSSSSSNSSVSSSSCSSSCSFSSSSSSSCSPSSLQIPCSPSKQQHHQQHQQIGPPSYAVIERGVPEGAASTGPQDVSQPGMLLTSNPYVARNPSGVSLPSHVQNSVYYAMNV, from the exons ATGAAGGAGCACGGAAGCAAACTTCCGGCGGAGCAGCCTGCGAAGATTCTCAAGTCCCTGCTGAAGAAGCCCGGCCAATCGAAGACGCGGTCGCAGAAGAACCGTGTGGTGATCAACGAGAAGCTAAACGAATTCTTCGCGGCCGATTACATAATACTGATCAAGGAAGAATGTTGCGCGGACTACGAGGAGGACTGCGACTGCTGCTGCCAGGAGCACGAGTTCCTGCGGTTAGGCAACTGCAAGGAGTGCAGGGCCGAGCTGAACCTGCACTTCGGCATCGCGGACGACAACGATCCGCGGTACCGGGACGTCGAGAGGGATCACGAGGAGATCACGCTCGGCGGAGACGTGACAAGGAACAAGGGTGGCTGCGACGGCGAACGGTTTAGCTGTGGGGAATTGCACGCCGAAGATGccgaagaggaggaagaggaggaagaggaggaggaggaggaggaagaagaagaagaggaagaagaggagtACGAGGGAGAAGAGTGCGAGATAGCGGACGAGGGGGGTGAGGTTGTCGAGGACGCGATGGAGGGTGTACAGAGGAAGAAGGGTAGGAAAGGGGAGGCGAGGGAGATCGAGCTCAAGGAGACGGATCACATGGCCAGGACCGTACCAAGGGACAAAAAGATGAGGGCCGACGAGTTCAGAGCGGACCCGAATCGAAGGCAAATCCCAGAAACGAAACCATGCAGCGTCTCGACGTCGACGTTGACAACCCCGTCCATGGCCTCGTCTCCTCCGACGgaaccaccaccgccgccacctccgccgccgcctccgaGGCCGCAATCGACCTTGGACAGGTCAATGTACTCGTCGTCGCTTCCACGCCAGGAGCCGCAACAGCACGAGACTCTCAGCCCACCCGAGGGTTACAAGGACGTCTGCTCGAACGGAGAGGTTCCCGACGCACCGGCACCCTGCATTAGGTCCTCCTTGGATCATGTTCGGTGTCGTAGACCACCAG CGGCACCGGTGGAAGAGCGATCAGCTGTGTACGATCGACAAAAGCCCGAGGAGGAGGACACTGCCGGCACTGTGAAAAAAGCGAACGAACAACCACAACGAACGACGTCCACCG AAGCACGCCATCGCTACCTCGTCGAGACGATAACCATGACGACCGTGACGGAGCGGCGAATCGTGCGGGAGATCAGCGAGGAAAAGGAGTGCATTGTGCAGCGGGAATGCGTGGAACGAGCAGGGGAGGAAAAGAACGACAAGAAGAGCGTCACCGACAGGATCGCTCTCGAGACTCAGGTGAATGATGTCGCGAATCCAAACGACTGCACCGGACGCGGTGAGGAAACATCATCGGGCCTCGGTGCGCCTGACGGCCGTGATGAAACGGTGGCAACGAAGCTGATCAAAAACGACACGGTGGAAGACGTCGAGGAGGACCGCCTCGGTCGTGGCGAGGCGGCATCAGATATAAAGGAGCTCTCTCTAGTATTTAAAATCGGCAATTCTACTTTGGCGAACAACAGTCTGAAGCCGAACTCCGCCGTCAGACAGTTGTTCCCGAACCCGAAGTTCGTTTCGCCTCCACCAGCACCGCTCGGTAAGTTGTCCGTACCCTCGGCGAGCTCGCCCGACGACTCGCAGGACGATCATCATTCCGTTTCGAACGAGAGCATGCGCATCCTTGACCCCGTAAAACGATCCAAAACCTTCGACAATACCACGAACTCCTTCGACGACGACACCGAACTGATTAAGAGAACGATCGAGAGGAACACGCTGCGTCGAAGCCTGCTCGACAAGTACCGCTCCAGCTCCCGCAAGAAGACCCCTCCGTCGAAGCATCTGTCCTTGGAGGAGCGAATTCGTCAGCTAACCTGCGTCGACCAGGACGAGGAGGACTCGATCTGCTCGAACCTGATGGAGAACACGGACTCCGTGGCGAGCGCGGACATCGAGGTCGATCTACTGGAACGAGACTCGCCTTCGGGACAGGAGGACACCGTCGCGTTCCCGGCGACAAGGTCCCTCGCTCGAAACGCGACCACGATAGCCGAAACCACCGTTTCTCCGACCTTGACGCCAACCGTGACGCCCGCACCGACGCCAACGTCGACGATGCCGCTGCCAACAGCGATGCCGATCGTCCCAGGATTCGAGCTTTCCGATGCAACGATGCCAGCCACTGGAAACTCGTTGGCAGCTACGTTCATGGCGTCGAACTCCTCGTTCACGTCCGTCACGACAACGATCACGGCCTCGAATTATCATAAGCAAAACTCGCTGGGCGgaggcagcagcagcagcagcggctcGTCAACCACTATCTCGGACCAGTCGCATAATCACTCGACGTACAAGAAGCTGGCGGACCTGTTCGTGCACAAGAAGCACTCTAACATGCCCGATTTGGGTCTTGGGAGCAACGGGAAAAACACCGTTGCCAAGGAGTGCCAGCAGTCGAAGAATTCGGTAGCGAGAACGAACCACTTAGACGTGCGTAGACAGTTCCTAGCGAGCTTGGCGCCGCTGTCTTGTGTGACCGTTAGCAATGCGGATAATCAGGAGGATTACTACCGCCACGACTCTAGAACTATGCCCGGCGAGAATCGTGATTTATCGGCAAACTACAACAACGCTACTTCGCCGTACAATTTGGAGGATATCGAGGCAGCTTTGCGAGAAAATGATCGGAACTATGTTGGTCCGCCGGACGTCACCAAAGGCACGCCGATGATCATCAACAAACCCGACATAGGTGACAACGCGACCGACGAGCTGCTGGCGTTCGTCGAGCAGGACAAGTTCAGAACAGAGAGACTAAAGCGTCGTTACAACGAGGTCGACGATCATTACTTTTCTAAAATGCATACCATAAACGCCTACGCTGCGGACAGCAGACTGGAGAAAATCGTTGACGGCAGGAATGAGCGAGACGAGAATCGTCAGCAATTCGGACACTTGTACCACGACAATCTGAATAGTAACCGTGGCACATATGATAACAAACCTCGCAACGATACGCAACGGGCAACCGATCTTCGATACAGCAGCAACAACGACAAGAGGGGCGAGAGCATCGATAACAACGACACTGTCGTCAACGCCACCGACAACGACAACAACGATGAGGACGGTGACGACGACGAACTGAACGACTACGGCTTCAATCGTCGGCCGTCCGTGACTGGTATCAAGCAACGATTGTCGAACCACAGCTCCGTTGAATCCTTCCATCGCGCGGTCTTGGAGAACGATACTTTGAACCAAGTCCCCAAATCGAACTACCACTCGCCGCAACCGACCTACTACGAGACCAACAACAGCGTGCAAATCGACGGCCGGATTCGATTGTACGACGAAACGACGCTCGACAATGCGACCCCCCACTCGTTCATCGGCACCCTGCTCACGGACGATCGGGACGCGAACACGATCAACCGAATCAATACGATGCAGAAGCAGATCGACGACATCTATCAGACCATCGTCGAGAATACCAATGTCGCCGGACAGCCTGCGCTGGAGCGTAGTCCGTACACCGAGGACACGTTCGCCAGGCAGCACGCCCAACTGCCGGTGAACGAGGCCGCGTTCCACTTTTATCAGgagcagaaaaacggccagCAGTATTTCCAAGAACAGCTGAACGCGGTGAACGCGCGTCACGTCCGAGGCGTTGCAGCCGGGGCCGAGGAGATGGACACTGTGATCGCAAATAGGGACTACGCAATGAACAATCATCCCGCGACCGTCCGGCGCAGAGACCCTGCTGCAGTCGTGACCACCCTGGCCAACAATCGCTGCAACGTCATGCCGGTGATGAACAGCGAGTTCCCTCCGAACGGAAAGTGTTACCGAACTATGTATTTCGTTCCGTACAACGGGCTATCCGACCCGACCTATCAGAATATCCAGCGCATCCTGCCGGCCCACCCGTCCCCCAGTTACGCGACCCACATCGAGAGATATCCGTACCCTAGATCGAACAAAAACGAACCGCTGCAGCCGCGGCCCCAGTCTATTCCTGCGTCTCAGCAACAACAgttgcagcagcagcagctgaGATATTATCACATCGCCAACCGGCCGATCGCGCCGATATCTAACTTCCCGCAGACCAACATACCCTCTCCGTTGCCTCCTGGTTCGATAGGCATGCACCCTGTGCCAACCGGGAGTTCTTACGACACTCGGCTAGTTTCGATGACGTCCCCCGACCCCGTCGCGCTGCAACCCGCGCTACAACCAGCGTTGCAACCCGCCCTGCAACCCGCGTTACAGCCTTCATTGCAACCCACGCTGCAGCCAGCGCAACAGACCCTGCACCTACATCTGCACCAGCATCAGCAGACTTCGGAGGACTTCCGAATATCCGGCGTCGCGTTCGCTTCTGTCCCTCGAACCGCCAGCCCATCCCTGCAACTCCACCATCATCACCATCATCATCAACACCCGCGGCGTCAGCCTCCATTTTATCAAATCCCGCCGTCGACCACAAACATAACCGCCACGTCCTCCGCGTCGTCGTACACCGTTATCGCGCCAACTAGGTGCGCCACTATCGGTGGCAGCGGCTTGGCGAATACCGAGAACTCTTATCGGTTTTATCAGCTGCACTTGGGTCGCACGGTGGTCACGCCCGCCGCCGAGCTGCAGTCTGCCCAGACGTTCTTGTCTTCTTCTACCTCGACCTCTACCTCGATCGCACCTTGCACCACCGCGTTCTCCCAGACCGTGACCCCGCCCTCGTCCTCTTCGTACGCGTCCACCATGCCCGTTTCGTACTCTCCTCTGCCCACGGTGACCGGCATCGCGACTCAACAGGCGTCCATGCTCGTGCTTCCTAATCATGTGACTGAAAATCCCCATGGAGCACCGCAGACTGATTCCAATCACGTCCCCGTGACGAAACCTGGCGTACCGCCGACGACCtgttcgtcgtcgtcctcgtcatCTTCCAATTCTTCAGTTTCATCCTCCTCTTGTTCCTCCTCGTGTTCGTTCTCTtcttcgtcctcctcctcttgCTCACCCTCGTCTCTGCAAATCCCTTGCTCGCCCTCGAAGCAACAACATCATCAACAACATCAACAGATCGGCCCCCCTTCCTATGCTGTAATCGAACGCGGCGTGCCGGAAGGGGCCGCCAGCACCGGACCCCAGGACGTTTCCCAGCCAGGGATGTTACTTACGTCGAACCCTTATGTCGCGAGGAATCCCAGCGGGGTCTCGTTACCCAGTCACGTACAGAATTCGGTGTATTATGCGATGAACGTTTAA